The Enterococcus rotai genome includes a window with the following:
- a CDS encoding class I SAM-dependent methyltransferase has product MAKKTFKNEIIDYWSKRSETYGQQHHEELLGEPKALWQNVILSAFNANENPVKKILDIGTGPGFLSILLAEKGFEVTSIDMTEEMLIQAKLNAGDLVEKIEWTLMDAHKLTFDTAHFDAIVTRNVTWNLENPKEAYKEWYRVLKPGGILLNFDSNWYKYLYDETLREKYEKNRELTQEMAVKDYYEGTDIDWMEDLAKEMPLSKITRPIWDKKVLKECGFQSITIHENMNDQLLSDIQKINFLFSPIFLIEATK; this is encoded by the coding sequence ATGGCTAAGAAGACATTTAAAAATGAAATTATTGATTACTGGTCAAAGAGATCTGAAACCTATGGACAACAGCATCATGAAGAATTACTGGGAGAACCAAAAGCATTATGGCAGAATGTCATCCTTAGTGCTTTTAATGCAAACGAAAACCCAGTTAAAAAAATTCTTGATATAGGTACTGGTCCTGGTTTTCTCTCCATATTGCTTGCTGAAAAAGGCTTTGAAGTGACGTCAATCGATATGACAGAAGAAATGTTGATTCAAGCAAAGTTGAATGCGGGTGATCTCGTTGAAAAAATCGAATGGACATTGATGGATGCCCATAAGTTGACATTTGATACAGCACACTTCGATGCAATTGTCACAAGAAATGTCACTTGGAATCTAGAAAATCCAAAGGAAGCATATAAAGAATGGTATCGAGTATTAAAACCAGGAGGAATCTTACTAAATTTTGATTCAAATTGGTACAAATATCTTTACGATGAAACGCTTCGGGAGAAATATGAAAAAAATCGAGAATTGACGCAAGAGATGGCTGTTAAAGATTATTATGAAGGGACAGACATTGATTGGATGGAAGACTTAGCTAAAGAAATGCCTTTATCAAAAATTACCCGTCCTATATGGGATAAGAAGGTATTGAAAGAGTGTGGATTCCAATCTATTACAATTCATGAGAATATGAATGATCAATTACTAAGTGATATTCAAAAAATTAATTTCTTGTTTTCCCCTATATTCCTAATAGAAGCAACAAAATAA
- a CDS encoding urease accessory protein UreD: MRQDTDGLIEMAFTNRNNRTIASRIYHEGNSRVSSNIPLANEKTPYYFFISTGGGFLEGEKYELDVTVAKEAHAIVTTQAPTYVYKCDNKIQTTQKTQLVLEEHSTFEYITDEVIPYKNSIYKQETNVQMKENATLILMDGVTAGWSADEQPFQYAELQMKTSIYMDEELIYNDHLLSEPLKNDMSALGYFEDGLNYNTLIIISPSCTKEVIETIRKKLNEIETTVNFGISSLEKPGFVLRALGKSGEENRYILMQALNHFRIEQLHYPELILSKNDNYIQN; the protein is encoded by the coding sequence ACCAATCGTAATAACCGAACCATTGCGTCTAGAATTTATCATGAGGGCAATTCTCGCGTGTCCTCGAATATTCCATTAGCGAATGAGAAAACACCATATTACTTCTTTATTAGTACGGGTGGGGGTTTCCTTGAGGGAGAGAAATATGAACTGGATGTTACGGTAGCCAAAGAAGCGCATGCTATCGTGACAACTCAAGCACCAACTTACGTATACAAATGTGATAATAAAATACAAACAACACAAAAAACACAGCTTGTTTTAGAAGAACATAGCACATTTGAATATATAACAGATGAAGTAATTCCTTATAAAAATTCAATTTACAAACAAGAAACAAACGTTCAGATGAAAGAAAATGCAACGCTAATTTTAATGGATGGTGTAACAGCGGGCTGGTCTGCTGATGAGCAACCGTTTCAATACGCTGAATTACAGATGAAAACAAGTATATATATGGATGAAGAATTAATCTACAATGACCATTTACTATCAGAGCCATTGAAAAATGATATGTCTGCACTAGGTTATTTTGAAGACGGCTTGAATTATAATACGTTGATAATTATCAGTCCTTCTTGTACAAAAGAGGTTATTGAAACAATTAGAAAGAAATTAAATGAAATTGAAACAACTGTCAATTTTGGCATTTCAAGTTTAGAAAAACCTGGTTTTGTGCTTCGAGCGCTGGGGAAAAGTGGAGAAGAAAATCGCTATATCCTGATGCAAGCACTCAATCATTTTCGAATAGAACAGCTTCATTATCCTGAATTGATTCTTAGTAAAAATGACAACTACATCCAGAATTAA